In Deinococcus psychrotolerans, a genomic segment contains:
- a CDS encoding exodeoxyribonuclease III, whose protein sequence is MSSLTSLNVTTLNVNGLRSALSKGLLGWLERHAPDVLLLQEVRAEPLPEVFAALGYDSCWHPAQKAGYSGVALLSRRGLSDVQMGMNDPEVDAEGRVLSAVVEGVRFASVYLPSGASRPERQLFKERVLVDFAEWTRGHLSVPDAESSQDDNETKTAAPRPPLIIGGDFNVAHTELDIKNWQSNRNKPGFLPHEREWMSQYLALGLRDSHRDHLIDRREYTWWSNRANAFNNDVGWRIDYLLAAGLPLTEVWVERRERFSDHAPLSGRLIGVTP, encoded by the coding sequence GTGTCCTCCCTTACCTCCCTGAACGTCACCACCCTGAATGTCAACGGCCTCCGGAGCGCCCTCAGCAAAGGGCTGCTCGGCTGGCTGGAGCGCCACGCCCCCGACGTGCTGCTGCTGCAAGAAGTCCGCGCTGAGCCGCTGCCGGAGGTGTTTGCCGCGCTCGGCTACGATTCGTGCTGGCACCCTGCCCAAAAAGCCGGGTACAGCGGAGTGGCGCTGCTGAGTCGGCGCGGCCTGAGTGACGTGCAGATGGGCATGAACGACCCCGAAGTCGATGCCGAGGGGCGGGTCTTGTCGGCGGTGGTGGAGGGCGTCCGCTTTGCCAGCGTGTATTTGCCCAGCGGCGCGAGTCGGCCTGAGCGCCAACTCTTTAAGGAGCGGGTCCTGGTGGACTTTGCCGAGTGGACACGCGGGCATTTATCTGTACCGGACGCAGAGAGCAGCCAAGACGACAACGAAACGAAGACAGCCGCCCCCAGACCGCCCCTGATCATCGGCGGCGATTTCAACGTGGCCCATACGGAGCTGGACATCAAAAACTGGCAGAGCAACCGCAACAAGCCCGGCTTTTTGCCGCATGAGCGCGAGTGGATGAGCCAGTATCTGGCGCTGGGCCTGCGCGATAGCCACCGCGACCACTTGATTGATCGGCGCGAATACACTTGGTGGAGCAACCGCGCCAACGCCTTTAACAACGATGTCGGCTGGCGCATCGATTACCTCCTGGCGGCGGGTCTGCCCCTGACAGAAGTATGGGTGGAGCGCCGCGAACGCTTTTCCGATCACGCGCCGCTGAGCGGACGGCTCATTGGTGTAACGCCTTGA